The proteins below are encoded in one region of Lytechinus pictus isolate F3 Inbred chromosome 11, Lp3.0, whole genome shotgun sequence:
- the LOC129271604 gene encoding T-cell differentiation antigen CD6-like, translating into MTPWIIAVYSMIAYIQPIICSEPHRNVRLVGGFNQYEGRVEVFWNNTWGTICDDQWDRRDAWVICKELGFGSPLQIASTAHFGPGPGPILLDNLDCKGTESNILNCSHSGIGVHDCTHFEDAGVACSPPVLCLTDPCDKGTCVDSGESFHCICTPGFMGKLCDQEVNCTLPDNLPPGAHFVSPHSSYSYNEVVIVSCTDGPGSTSWTCNQYGQWDSHYIPCASLTGAYRSANTHSYTVIGIGSALVVIGVAVFIFAIYILIRYKRQHRVESLYEISNLSRLETVPSAYLTMTGGPSPMPSPRRSSSVLSTDHLIKASRANMALPPTPTEIARSPLSITTSLPFPTTNGNQEPESQYERQTDKEVDNQAAKQSEKQTVNTNEKPSTGMCNKPVTKPAVTRSSSNSSATKQPVAPARPKKQNNEQRSKPLFKFPPPPIPTTPAPSKTTRADGTASSANGGVMMHNDKSKLLSNMSKQRSLEDEGTSLVGGVSDGRKNVKAVKSHELGKVNNVKDDLNKPVKSPYSNM; encoded by the exons ATGACGCCGTGGATTATTGCAGTGTATTCGATGATCGCATACATACAACCTATTATTTGTTCTg AACCACATAGAAACGTTCGACTTGTTGGAGGATTCAACCAATACGAAGGGAGGGTAGAAGTCTTCTGGAATAACACATGGGGTACAATATGTGATGATCAGTGGGACAG ACGAGATGCCTGGGTGATCTGCAAGGAGCTGGGATTCGGTAGTCCTCTCCAGATCGCCAGCACGGCCCACTTCGGACCTGGACCAGGACCTATACTGCTTGATAATCTGGACTGTAAGGGAACCGAGTCTAACATTCTAAACTGCTCACATTCTGggattggtgttcatgattgcaCGCACTTTGAGGATGCCGGTGTTGCCTGTTCACCTCCAG TTCTTTGTTTGACTGATCCATGTGATAAAGGAACCTGCGTCGATTCAGGAGAGTCCTTCCACTGCATATGCACACCAGGTTTTATGGGCAAGCTCTGCGACCAAG AGGTGAACTGCACACTACCAGACAATCTGCCCCCAGGTGCCCATTTCGTCTCCCCTCATTCTTCTTACTCGTATAACGAAGTGGTGATCGTGTCCTGTACGGACGGGCCAGGGTCGACTTCATGGACCTGCAACCAGTATGGCCAATGGGACTCCCATTATATACCTTGTGCTTCGCTTACAG GTGCCTATCGCTCGGCTAATACACATTCATACACCGTCATCGGAATCGGGTCTGCTCTTGTCGTTATTGGTGTAGCTGTCTTCATCTTTGCAATATACATATTGATACG GTACAAGAGACAGCATCGGGTTGAGAGTCTCTATGAAATCTCAAACTTATCTCGCTTGGAGACAGTTCCGTCAGCATACCTTACAATGACCGGTGGCCCTTCTCCCATGCCATCACCACGACGGTCCAGTTCTGTCCTCAGCACGGATCATCTCATCAAAGCCTCCAGAGCCAATATGGCGCTTCCACCAACCCCAACAGAGATCGCACGGTCTCCTTTGTCCATCACGACGTCACTTCCGTTTCCAACGACCAATGGAAATCAAGAACCAGAGTCTCAGTATGAAAGACAAACCGACAAGGAGGTCGACAACCAGGCCGCGAAGCAGAGCGAGAAGCAGACTGTCAACACGAATGAAAAGCCTAGCACGGGAATGTGTAATAAGCCGGTAACGAAGCCGGCAGTGACGAGATCGTCTTCCAACTCTTCCGCGACGAAGCAGCCTGTTGCCCCCGCCCGCCCCAAGAAGCAAAACAACGAGCAACGCAGCAAGCCACTTTTCAAGTTCCCGCCACCACCGATACCGACAACGCCTGCACCGAGTAAAACTACGCGCGCAGATGGGACTGCGTCGTCTGCAAATGGCGGCGTGATGATGCATAATGATAAAAGCAAACTTTTGTCCAACATGTCCAAGCAAAGGAGTCTCGAGGATGAAGGTACTTCGCTTGTCGGTGGTGTATCTGATGGTCGCAAGAATGTGAAGGCTGTGAAGTCACACGAACTTGGCAAAGTAAACAACGTGAAGGACGATTTAAACAAGCCTGTAAAGTCTCCATACTCGAATATGTAG